One stretch of Armigeres subalbatus isolate Guangzhou_Male chromosome 2, GZ_Asu_2, whole genome shotgun sequence DNA includes these proteins:
- the LOC134209461 gene encoding uncharacterized protein LOC134209461 produces MAPSWKLSIAKKTASLRILMTKLKQVVAAFDDICRFAKNIQGTTSATQILLRLEKIDDLWERYGATLVEVQSHEDYDEEDVESDAHDNRRQEFSDRYYEVKSILSDELRERQEPTNLNQPIRSDTPTMSNLDRVRLPQISLQTFNGDIDDWLSFRDLFSSLIHRKTDLPDVEKFHYLKGCLQGEPKTIIDSLKITAANYQVAWGLLTKRYNNSKVLKKRQIQALLKLPILLKESASELHTRGRI; encoded by the coding sequence ATGGCGCCTTCCTGGAAATTGTCAATAGCCAAGAAGACAGCGAGTTTGAGGATTCTGATGACCAAATTGAAGCAGGTTGTAGCAGCCTTCGACGATATTTGCCGATTTGCCAAGAACATCCAGGGAACTACTTCCGCCACCCAAATCCTTCTTCGGCTGGAAAAAATCGACGACTTATGGGAAAGGTACGGAGCAACTCTCGTGGAAGTCCAGTCCCATGAAGATTATGATGAGGAGGACGTGGAAAGCGATGCGCACGATAACCGAAGACAGGAATTTAGTGACCGTTATTACGAGGTTAAGTCGATTTTATCAGATGAGCTTAGGGAGAGACAGGAACCAACTAATCTCAATCAACCCATTCGTAGTGATACTCCAACAATGTCCAACCTCGATCGCGTACGTCTTCCGCAGATTAGCCTACAAACTTTTAATGGGGATATAGATGATTGGCTAAGTTTTCGGGATCTATTCTCTTCCTTAATCCACCGAAAGACAGATTTGCCTGATGTAGAAAAATTCCATTACTTGAAGGGTTGTTTGCAAGGGGAACCAAAAACAATTATCGATTCACTTAAAATCACTGCAGCAAATTATCAGGTAGCATGGGGGTTGTTAACTAAACGGTACAATAACAGCAAAGTGCTGAAGAAACGGCAGATTCAAGCGCTATTGAAGTTACCCATTCTGCTCAAGGAATCCGCTTCCGAATTGCACACTCGTGGAAGGATTTGA